Within Candidatus Nanoarchaeia archaeon, the genomic segment ATCCTGCCAAGTCAGCGATTTCCTGTTGTGTTTTCCCTTGGTTTGCCCACTTAAGGACAAGTTCGCGTGTTTGAAGGTTTAACATGCAAACAAGAAAACACAGATACTATATAAACTATGCGTTATTTTTGTCTTATACTAGTTGGGCGGCAAAAACCATAACACTAATAAATCCCCCTAAAAAACACTCCCGTTATGATTGATGAGCGGGAGAAGAAGCTGGCTCACATCTTTGTGAACCATTCTCTCACAGTTAAGAAAGGAGATATCATCAAGATAACATGCGGGATCGAGGCGAAGAGCCTTGTTTTGGAGACCTGCAGGCTGATTCTGGAGAAGGGAGCAATACCGAGAGTGGATGTTGATCTCCCGGGATTTGCGTATACATTTTTCAAGCATGCTCCTCCTGAAGTCCTAACCACCTACCCGAAAATCGCTGATTACGAAGCAAGGAATGTTGACGGGATGATCCGGATCAGCTGCGACCGGAATACCCGGGAGATGAGCTCGATTAATCCAAAGAAGCAGGCTGAACGCAGGCTTGTGACAAAGGAGATTTCTGAGATTACCCTCAAGAAAGACAATTGGGTCATCTTTGACTATCCTACAGAAGCCCTTGCCCAGGATGCTGAGATGAGCCTAGAGGAATTTGAGGATTTTGTATACGGAGCCTGTCTTGTTGATTATGACGAGATGTCAAGGAAAGAGGATATCCTCAAGGAGGTTCTTGACAAGGGGAATGATGTCCATATTGTTGGAAAGAACACTGACCTGAGGTTTTCCATCAAGGGAAGGGAAGGAATCAAATGCTGCGGGAACAGGAATATTCCGGATGGCGAGTGCTTTATTGCGCCAGTTGAGACTTCCACGGAAGGGCATATCGAATACGATTTCCCTGCCATTTATGGGGGAAGAGAAGTGGATGGCGTCAGGCTGGAGTTCAAGGAGGGGAAGGTTGTAAAGGCAACAGCAAAGAAGAATGAAGCATACCTCAATGAAATGCTGAACATCGACAAGGGAGCGAGATATCTAGGAGAATTCGGCTGGGGGATCAATTACGGCATCAAGAAGTTTGTCAAGCAGATCCTGTTTGATGAGAAGATTGGAGGCACGATCCATCTTGCCTTAGGAATGGCGTATAAGCAAGGAGGAGGGGTCAATGATTCGGCGCTCCACTGGGATATGATCAAGGACCTGAGAAAAGAAGGGGCAGTGTATGTTGATGGGAAGTGCATTATGAAGGAAGGGAAGTTTACGATATTCTGAATTCTTGTAAGACACTTTTTCCGCTTTGAGCCCGATTGATGGCCTTACGCGTGCCTCATCTTTCCTTCAAGGGCAAGCCTCGCAAGAAGGTAAGAAATCGTCGACTCTGCCCCTTGGTTGAGATTGATCGAGGATTCTCCGACTCCGTCCTGGCATCCGCCTGTGGACTCATCATACACCATCTGCCTGAGCGAGTTCTTTCCGAGGAACCATTGGAATGCGATGCTTGCCTTGTCAAGATAGTCCTTATCCTGGGTGATTGCGTAGGCTGCAACCAAGGTCTGGACCATGGAAGAGGCGTCAACTGGCTGCTGGTCGAAGTGAGCCCTTTGACCGTTGCGGAAATACCAGCCGTTCTGGCCTACAGGCACAAATGTCCCTTTTTCAAAGGTAATGGAGATGAGGAAGTCCAATGCCCTTTTTCCAACCCTGAGGTATTCCTGATTCTTTGTCGCGTCATATGCAAACAGCAGGGCTTCAGGAAGCTTGCTGTTGGAGTAGGTCAAATTGCTTTCAAACCATTCCCAGTCTTCCTGGCTATTTGACTTAAACAAGCTGACAAGCAGGTCTGCATACGATTGGATAGCATTTCGGATCTGCCGGGCTGGCCTGACGGCATTGCAGAGATACAGCCCAAGGATCATGAAGGCGGCTGGCCGCGGCTCTGTCAGTCCATTCGCAGGAGCCAATGCTTTGCGAAAGGTCTCTTCCGCCTGCTGCTTCAGGTCTTGGGAGATTTCAGGCCGGGAAATCAGGTATCCAAGCGCCCAGACTGCCCTTCCATGGGCGTCTCTGCTCCAGTGCTGCATGTTAATCTTTCTGTCATGATCAACGTGATTGTAAAGCTTTCCATCCGGAGCCTGGACGTAGCTGATAAAATTCAGGTATGTCCTGATTAGCCGAAGCATGACCGGGCTTTGCCTGTCCTTGTATCTCCTGCAGCAGACAATTAAGGCTCTGGAATTGTCATCCAAGGTGTATCCCGAGGCCTTGTCCGGAGCAGTGTGGTTAGAGAACTGGATCACGCCAAATCTGTCTGTCATCCTCATGAGATGCGTGAGCTTGAGCTTTGGAAGCTTCTTCTCATCCCTTGCCCCTATATCCTCCTTGAATACATTCATATAGGATAAAGCTATGTTTGGCCAGAGCATCTTGCGCGTTGCTGCATAAGCATTTCTTTCCATCTCTTTTCTCAGCTGCTCATGGGTGATCAGCTTGGTAATGGCATCAGTGAACTGCTTCGGCTTTCCGAAATCCACAAGAATGCCGCGATCCGGAGTTACTGCCTCCTGCGCATGGAGGAAAGGAGTGGAAACCACTGCCCTGCCGCATCCCATGGCATATGCCAATGTTCCGCTTACAATCTGGTTCGGATTCAAAGACGAGGAGATGTAGATGTCTGTTGCCTTGAGGTATTGCACAATCTCCTGAAGCCGGAGGTATTTATTGTAGAACTTAACGTTTTTCTCCAATCCGAAGCTCTTAACCCTCTCGGTAAGCTCGTTCCGGTAGCTCTCTCCCTGCTCCCTCCTCACCACTGGGTGAGTCTGGCCAATGATGAGGTATACCACATTCGGGTGTTTTTTAACAACTTCTGGAAGGGCCTGGATCACGTGCTCGTAACCTTTGCCAGGGCCCATCATGCCGAAGGAGGTCAGGACAATCTTATCTCCAAATCCCAACCGCTCTTTTTCCTTCCTGCTGGAAACAAAAGGACATGCCGGGATGCCGTGAGGGACAACGGTGATCTTTGAGGAGATGCCATAGTCATTCCGGAGAATGTCGACAGCAGTTGCAGTAGGCACGATGATGTGGCTTGCCTTTTCTGCAATTCCCTGAACGACTTTCCTCAGCTTGTCTTCGGGCTGGGGCAGGACGGTGTGGAAGGTCACTACAATCGGCTTCTGCAGAACTTCAAGGAAGGCGATGATGTAGTCGCCGTAGATGCCGCCGAAGATTCCGAATTCGTGCTGGATGTTGACGATCTTTATTGCGCCATTCTCGTTGATCTTTCTGGCAGCGTCGACGTATTCCTGGATATCAGTATCGCTCACCTGGTAGATGGCGTCTTCGGGATAATTGTAGATATTAACATCTTTGTTCAAAGCAAGAATCTTGGATTTCAGCTTTGGATTGAATTTGCGGTCCATCGCTTGCGTCAAATCTTTGGTGAAGGTCGCAATTCCGCATTCGCGGGGCGGAAAGGTGCTGACGTAGAGGATGAACGAGGGCTTTTCTCTGCCTTTCATTGTCCAGCTCATTGAGGAAGTTCTTTATAAAACCTCTGTTTTGGAACTCTGTTTTGGCTCGGGTGAAAATGAAGGCCGCATCATCCGTGAGCCTTCTTTACAAAAAGATACCACAACGACAAGGGGGATGTCCCTGACGGGGATATGTCGCTCCTTGCTCACATACGCACAAGGCGAACTCGATGCTGCCCGAACGAAGCGAGATTTTCACCAGAGCCTTTTGG encodes:
- a CDS encoding aminopeptidase; amino-acid sequence: MIDEREKKLAHIFVNHSLTVKKGDIIKITCGIEAKSLVLETCRLILEKGAIPRVDVDLPGFAYTFFKHAPPEVLTTYPKIADYEARNVDGMIRISCDRNTREMSSINPKKQAERRLVTKEISEITLKKDNWVIFDYPTEALAQDAEMSLEEFEDFVYGACLVDYDEMSRKEDILKEVLDKGNDVHIVGKNTDLRFSIKGREGIKCCGNRNIPDGECFIAPVETSTEGHIEYDFPAIYGGREVDGVRLEFKEGKVVKATAKKNEAYLNEMLNIDKGARYLGEFGWGINYGIKKFVKQILFDEKIGGTIHLALGMAYKQGGGVNDSALHWDMIKDLRKEGAVYVDGKCIMKEGKFTIF
- a CDS encoding glycosyltransferase; translated protein: MKGREKPSFILYVSTFPPRECGIATFTKDLTQAMDRKFNPKLKSKILALNKDVNIYNYPEDAIYQVSDTDIQEYVDAARKINENGAIKIVNIQHEFGIFGGIYGDYIIAFLEVLQKPIVVTFHTVLPQPEDKLRKVVQGIAEKASHIIVPTATAVDILRNDYGISSKITVVPHGIPACPFVSSRKEKERLGFGDKIVLTSFGMMGPGKGYEHVIQALPEVVKKHPNVVYLIIGQTHPVVRREQGESYRNELTERVKSFGLEKNVKFYNKYLRLQEIVQYLKATDIYISSSLNPNQIVSGTLAYAMGCGRAVVSTPFLHAQEAVTPDRGILVDFGKPKQFTDAITKLITHEQLRKEMERNAYAATRKMLWPNIALSYMNVFKEDIGARDEKKLPKLKLTHLMRMTDRFGVIQFSNHTAPDKASGYTLDDNSRALIVCCRRYKDRQSPVMLRLIRTYLNFISYVQAPDGKLYNHVDHDRKINMQHWSRDAHGRAVWALGYLISRPEISQDLKQQAEETFRKALAPANGLTEPRPAAFMILGLYLCNAVRPARQIRNAIQSYADLLVSLFKSNSQEDWEWFESNLTYSNSKLPEALLFAYDATKNQEYLRVGKRALDFLISITFEKGTFVPVGQNGWYFRNGQRAHFDQQPVDASSMVQTLVAAYAITQDKDYLDKASIAFQWFLGKNSLRQMVYDESTGGCQDGVGESSINLNQGAESTISYLLARLALEGKMRHA